A stretch of the Streptomyces sp. NBC_01428 genome encodes the following:
- the macS gene encoding MacS family sensor histidine kinase: MAKRERVMRMSVEQPLWRALTAYRVLTMFYAVGLFATAYDHFTRPWVAVTYFAVLFVWTLATLPRVAGAVHCTKPFLAADLTVALTGILLTRVADAGSRIDGGGPTLPSIWTAGAVLAFAIKGGWRWAAFASTLVAAANLVERGAPTRDTVHNVILVWVASIAIGYVVEVARASERTLARALEIEAATRERERLARDIHDGVLQVLAMVQRRGSTLGGEAAELGRMAGEQEVALRTLVSGGMVPLSRVSEDAALGALVRAVDEPDDEDDPVGPVDLRSLLAPYATARVTFSEPGAPVPLTPAAARELAAAVGAALDNVRRHVGADARAWILVEDEPDEVVVTVRDDGPGIPEGRLAQAEGEGRLGVALSIRGRLRDLGGTAELVSVPGQGTEVELKVPKVSRGRASTR, encoded by the coding sequence ATGGCCAAGCGCGAGAGAGTCATGAGGATGTCGGTCGAGCAGCCGCTGTGGCGTGCCCTGACCGCGTACCGGGTGCTGACCATGTTCTACGCGGTCGGGCTGTTCGCCACCGCCTACGACCACTTCACCCGCCCCTGGGTGGCCGTCACCTACTTCGCCGTGCTGTTCGTCTGGACCCTGGCCACCCTGCCGAGGGTCGCCGGCGCGGTCCACTGCACCAAGCCGTTCCTCGCCGCCGACCTCACCGTCGCGCTGACCGGAATCCTGCTCACCCGGGTCGCCGACGCGGGCTCGCGCATCGACGGGGGAGGGCCGACGCTGCCGTCGATATGGACGGCAGGCGCCGTCCTGGCGTTCGCGATCAAGGGCGGCTGGCGGTGGGCGGCGTTCGCCTCCACCCTCGTCGCGGCGGCCAACCTCGTCGAGCGGGGCGCCCCGACCCGCGACACCGTGCACAACGTGATCCTCGTCTGGGTCGCCTCCATCGCGATCGGCTACGTCGTCGAGGTGGCCCGCGCCTCGGAGCGCACCCTCGCCCGCGCCCTGGAGATCGAGGCCGCCACCCGTGAGCGCGAGCGGCTCGCCCGGGACATCCACGACGGCGTGCTCCAGGTCCTCGCGATGGTGCAGCGGCGGGGCAGCACGCTCGGCGGCGAGGCCGCCGAGCTCGGCCGGATGGCCGGCGAGCAGGAGGTCGCGCTGCGCACGCTGGTGTCGGGCGGGATGGTGCCCCTCTCCCGGGTGTCGGAGGACGCCGCGCTCGGCGCGCTCGTGCGGGCGGTCGACGAACCGGACGACGAGGACGACCCCGTGGGCCCCGTCGACCTGCGCTCCCTGCTCGCCCCGTACGCCACCGCGCGCGTGACCTTCTCCGAGCCCGGCGCTCCGGTACCGCTCACCCCGGCCGCCGCGCGGGAGCTGGCGGCGGCCGTCGGCGCCGCCCTGGACAACGTCCGCAGGCACGTCGGCGCGGACGCCCGCGCCTGGATCCTGGTCGAGGACGAACCGGACGAGGTCGTGGTGACCGTGCGCGACGACGGCCCCGGCATCCCGGAGGGCCGGCTCGCGCAGGCCGAGGGAGAGGGCCGCCTCGGGGTGGCGCTGTCCATCCGCGGCCGGCTGCGCGACCTGGGCGGCACGGCGGAGCTGGTCTCGGTCCCCGGGCAGGGCACGGAGGTCGAGCTGAAGGTACCGAAGGTCTCACGGGGAAGGGCGAGCACACGATGA
- a CDS encoding alpha/beta hydrolase, with the protein MPVLPGAEPFRHEGGEVGVLLCHGFTGSPQSLRPWAEYLSERGLTVALPLLPGHGTRWEDMQLTGWQDWYAEVDRELRSLRERCSRVFVFGLSMGGALALRLAARHGDEISGIVVVNPLNKVHGLAAYALPVVRHLVPSTKGIASDIAKEGSEELGYTRVPLHAAHSMRKLCAVVDAELPQVTQPLLLLHSLQDHVVSPADAARILGRVSSTDVTESVLEQSYHVATLDHDADRIFEESYAFVTRLAPGADKESGPGQVGQQEGTAAGG; encoded by the coding sequence GTGCCGGTCCTTCCTGGAGCCGAGCCGTTCCGCCACGAGGGCGGAGAGGTCGGAGTCCTCCTCTGCCACGGTTTCACCGGCTCCCCGCAGTCACTGCGCCCCTGGGCGGAGTACCTGTCCGAGCGCGGCCTCACCGTCGCGCTCCCCCTGCTGCCCGGGCACGGCACCCGCTGGGAGGACATGCAGCTCACCGGCTGGCAGGACTGGTACGCGGAGGTCGACCGCGAGCTGCGCTCCCTGCGCGAGAGGTGCTCGCGGGTCTTCGTGTTCGGTCTCTCCATGGGCGGCGCGCTGGCCCTGCGGCTCGCCGCCCGGCACGGCGACGAGATCAGCGGCATCGTGGTCGTCAACCCGCTGAACAAGGTGCACGGCCTCGCGGCCTACGCCCTGCCGGTCGTCCGGCACCTCGTCCCCTCCACGAAGGGCATCGCGAGCGACATCGCGAAGGAGGGCTCCGAGGAGCTCGGCTACACACGCGTGCCGCTGCACGCCGCGCACTCGATGCGGAAACTGTGCGCCGTCGTCGACGCGGAACTGCCGCAGGTCACGCAGCCGCTCCTGCTGCTGCACAGCCTCCAGGACCATGTCGTCTCCCCCGCCGACGCGGCCCGCATCCTCGGCCGGGTGTCGTCCACGGACGTGACGGAGTCCGTCCTGGAACAGAGCTACCACGTCGCGACGTTGGACCACGATGCGGACCGGATCTTCGAGGAGAGCTACGCCTTCGTCACCCGGCTCGCTCCCGGGGCGGACAAGGAGTCCGGCCCGGGTCAGGTGGGTCAGCAGGAAGGGACGGCAGCCGGTGGCTGA